The Pyrus communis chromosome 5, drPyrComm1.1, whole genome shotgun sequence region ccaattggagcaatggtcccccaactttaacccaattgtaacAATGGTCCTACCAATATAACTCATATTTACAgaattctgacgaagttgacgaaaataaaCATAGtaacatgttttgatgagttgagggaccaatggttatggatttttagttgagagaccattgctccaatttgttaaagttgagggaccattactacaatttactcttccAATATGAGAAGCAATAACCTATAAGCAACATTTGCACTCCACCCATCCACAACGTAAGTGTTTCAATACACGAAAATTTAAGTATGTAAAGGTCACATCTCGTGTGTCGATgtaaaaaaaccaaacattgaCTACTAGACGTTAAATTCGCACGTGCATGGTTTAATAAACTGATTAAGGAGAGAAAAAATGTGTTGCAAGTGAAACGCAAAGATGTCAAACGCGTGAGTCAATCACGAGTTACTTGTACTTGTCTGACAAAGTTAGAAAACAGCAAACCTAGAACGCACATAACGTATCTTTTTTACTATAGTACTTGCTCTCTCTCATCCgctgtgaaaaaaataaatgactTGAACTCTTTTTTACAGCAACGATCACATTTGATCGGAAACTAAAATTACACACATCATAATTATATACAAACAATGAGTAAATCAACTTTGAATCCaatatattatacatacatcTTTGTCATTAGAACAAAACTATTTACTTCAATTCGACATGAAAATGGGATGCGAAAGAGGTTTTGCATCCCCTACTAGAAATGCTCTAATTAGGGGCTCACTTAATCCTTCCCACACCATTTCCATTGCTAATACACGTATGGATGGCAATAGAGCGGGTTGGGCTCGGACGTTCCACCCTGCATCTAAACTCGTTTATCCAAATCCGAAGTCATAGAATTCCCGCCACTTCGTATTACGGtttaatgatattcttcttcacttgtaagtgagaggtcttaagtttaattctcttcaaagacgaatttgaatcatattattgctagcctactGTGAAACTTAGCTTACTTCCCCactcccttaatgtagataatatcatttgttaaaataaaataaaaaatttgtagaATCCTCAAACGAGTTTTCCTTGTAACTAAACTCGTCGGATAATAGATTTTCCATATAATAACGGGTTTTccattacaaatttacaataattatatattgtatatctatttaaattaattaaatagaggattttagataaaaataaaataaaatagactACTGATGTTAATACAATTGATATAATGCATGAATAATATTAAATATCTTCTTTatcataaaaatatttatacatttaataattaataagcatcatataaatcataatgaataataataaaaatatgatttgatAATTCGCTTCCccatataataaatatttataaatttttattaaaagatgAAAACGATTCAGTTTCAAGTATGAGTGTGGGGTGGATACCTCAATAACTATAATTGAACTTGAAATCGAAAAATTTACACAACGGTTATTCATAACCGTGAAACATCCAAAATTTAATCTTCAAAACCGAACTGTTCGGAACAATTACCTGTGTAAATTAGATTTGAcggtttaaataattttattaaattatttctaaaattttatcaaaataaattatttctaaaattgtgtaaaacaacaacaatgaaatgccatagagagaaatgctaaggcCTAAAATGGAACCCTCATTTTGTTCCCgaaaaaagaaacgaaaaaaaaaagatgagacATGTTATTAACTATCTGACACTTCAAAGTTTAACGataattttcaaacaaatattataaaacattatacataaaatttataaaaaaaatcccatTTTGAGAGCATTGCATTTCTGATGACATAGATTAAAGAGAAATCCACCTGAGCTAGCTAATTAAACATGTCAGGAAAATTAACAGATTGGAAAAGACATGTCCCCACGGGACCCCATCAAAATTTACCCCGAATCCATAAATTTTATCTCGGAAATCCATAAATTTTCGCCAACTTTCATAACTTTTACCAACTCATCTCATCACTCCCGATTCAGTCAAAGGGTCGTTGACGTCTCCAACTTCATACATTTGTCGCCTTCTCGATGTTCTCACTTGTCACGCACACCACAGTGCTCCAATTACCAATGTCCTCTTTCGCTTTTAAGTTTTATGGCCTCTTCTGAGCACTGAGCTGCTGCGAATCTCTCAGGGCCCTGCCCCCAATTCTTCTTCCCCCGCAAACCCTAATTTTGGAGCTCAGGAGCTCCGATTTCCGCAggtcaatctctctctctctctacaatttaGCTGATCGCTGTTGGGTTTGCTTGTTCCGCTACATGCACGTGCTTGTTTGGTTGAAATGTTGAATTTACAGCATGCATTGTTAATTTTGGGTTCGAGTTTTGGAGCTTCAGTCTCCGTTTTGTTCTGTGTTTTCACTGATCTGCGGCATCTGCTTGtataatttgtgtgtgtgtgtgtgtttggttGCAGGAATAACAATTAGGACACTATTTATGTActgttttctttcaatttttgacGATTTTCCTTTTCgagtttttatgattttttgggCTTTGTGTGAATTTTGTGTACAATGCGGTTTCATATAGCAAGATGTTTCTTTTAAGGTAAAAATGGATTTTAATTTGGAAATTGTCTTATGAGTGATTTTACAGTAGAGAAATGAGGAATGATGCGGAGACCGAACCCGAATTCTATATATAGAGCTTTCACTACTGTACATGGGCCAAACTTGTGAAACCCTAAGCCTTAATTTGTGGGATTTCTTCATGTATCTTGAATGTTGGTTATGCATGTCCTTTCTTTTTATGGGTTCGATCTTTCAGCTTGTAACCTGTAACTTGTAAGTTGCTGTTAATTTTGAAACCCCTTGATTCTCTGCTTCAGGGAACAACAAATTTACCCATATGCCTTTCTTTTCCATGAACTGTTTTGGGGACATTTATGTTGGGTTTTTTAGTGCAAATATTGTTAAGTTCGAAAGAAATTAGATTAACAGTATCCTGAACTCTCCAAACTGAACAGCGGCAACTAAACACTTGCTTTTTCACTTTAACCGCGGCTGCACATGTTCATCTTGCCAGAAAATGAACTATTCAAAATCATCGAATTCACATAATAATGACTAGTGACATTGATATTTCGTATTTTCCGTTTTCAGGGTTTAGTGCTCTTTAAGTACCGTTCAAATGGGGAGCGTGGCAGATCATAGCTCTGAAGATGATACGGATATGAGCGAAACAGAACTGGATGAGGAGGTAGAAGAATATTATGAAGAGCTGAAGAATGGAAAATACAGTGTGAGAAGCTCAGATGGGAGATACACTTGCCCTTTCTGCCCGAGTAAGAAAAAGCGGGATTTTGTTCTCAAGGAACTTCTCCAACATGCTTCTGGGGTGGGAAAGAGTACTTCAGATAAGAGAAGCACAGAAGAAAAGGCTAAACACTTAGCTGTGGTGAAATATTTGGAAAAAGATCTAGCAGCTGAAGGTGGTCCATCTAAACCTGTGGCTGAAGAACCACCAATTGATTGTGACCAGGATGAAAAGTTGGTGTGGCCTTGGACAGGGGTTGTGGTTAATATTCCAACCAGACGGGCCAATGATGGGCGATATGTCGGAGAAAGTGGATCGAAACTGAGAGATGAGCTAAAAAGGAGGGGATTCAATCCCTTAAGGGTGCACCCTTTATGGAATTATCGGGGTCACTCAGGAAGTGCCGTTGTAGAGTTTAGGAAAGATTGGCCTGGTTATGTTAATGCCATGTCATTTGAGAAGGCTTATGATGTAGACCATCATGGAAAAAAGGACTGGGAGGCTAATAGTGACCAAAAATCTGGACTTTATGCCTGGGTTGCTCGTTCAGATGACTATAAAGCTTCCAACATTGTCGGAGAACACCTCCGCAAGATTGGAGACCTCAAATCAATTTCTGAAATTACGGAGGAAGAAGCCAGGAAGCAGGATAGACTAGTAACTAATCTTAACAACATCATTGAGGTCAAGTACAAAGACTTGGAAGAGATGGAGCTGAAATGTAGTGAAACTACGAATTCCATTAAGAGCGTAATCACAGAGAAAGAAAAGATCGTTCAGACTTATAATGAAGGTaagatttagttttatttattcaaaaaatGGAAGAGTGCTACTTATCAAATGAAAGAAtgagtttatattttttttggcttGCATTTCTGATTCCTCATTAGAGTTGAATCCGGAGTATCTATTTATATTCTATTTCTGCAGCTGTACAGTGGCTGTATGATTTGCATAAAGTGGCTTGGTTTTCACCATTTTGGGTTTATTATATTTCATTATCATTTTCTACTGGTATGATGCTGTAGCGACCTTAATTCATGCCATGCATTTTGTTTTGATAGAGATTAAAAAGATACAAACAAGTGCTCGGGATCACTTTCAGAGGATTTTTGGCGACCATGAAAAACTGAAGTTGCAACTCGAAACTCAAAAGAAAGAGCTAGAGTCCCGCATAGAAGAAATGGAGAAGCGTGCGGTTGCCAACGAAGATGAAAGTAGGAAGCTTGCTGAGGAGATTGAAAAGGTTTACTAACTTGTGCTTCATTGTTGCACATGTTGTCTTAGATTTCATGATTCAATTCTTACATAAAATTTATGAATATTAATGGGATGGAAACTAGTTTGTTGAATGTTACTAAAAATTAGCATGCTATTCAAGTGTCATCAAATCGGATCATGAATAATTTGGGCTTTATGCActtgtgtttaatttttttacagtGTGTGATGTTTTTGTCTTGGTTACGTTTCGATTGCAACATGAGTTGCATTTATTTGTAGTCACTGTTGTTGAAGCCTTGAAGGATGGTTTCGAACACTTGATAACAGCGATGTTGTTTGTTCTTGTAGAATTCCATTAAAAATAGTTCACTTCACTTGGCTTCTATGGAGCAACTGAAGGCTAATGCAAATTTATTGAAACTGGCCGAAGATCAAAAGGTTTGTTGGCTAGTTTTAAGGGCTTAAAAATGATCTGAATGTTATTTATAGATTTCAGAGAAGATCTTTGATGTATGTGACAACCATTTTGATCCAGAGGCAAAAGGAACAGCtccacaataaaataattaaactgCAACAGCAACTGGATACAAAGCAAACTCTTGAATTGGAAATTGAGCAACTAAGAGTGAATTTAAATGTTGTAAGGCGCATGGGAGATGACGGTGATGTTGAAGTGCTGAAAAAGGTGGACAACATGATCAAAGGCttgagagaaaaggaagaatcACTAGACGACTTAGAAGCTTTAAATCAAACTTTAATTGTAAAGGAGCGCAAGAGCAATGATGAGCTGCAGGAAGCCCGAAGGGAATTGATTAATGTAAGTTTTTTTCTGtttgatttttaatataaatgttGCTCAGTTACTATTCTTTATAATAAAAAAGACGTCTGACATTTCAGATGATCTTACAAGAATTCAGGATGTAATTATGTGTCCTTACTTGTATGTTTGCAAAAACTGGTTGATATTTGACTGAAATTGGGATCTTCAGTTTTGTACTGTAATGTGGAATATGACCCTTTGTGCATCAGATATTTCTTAAAGTTCTGTTCTTAGTTTCTTATGCTTATGATAAGCTATTAATATTCTTAATCTGCAGGGATTGAAGGAAATATCAAGTAGTGCACATATTGGTGTTAGGAGAATGGGTGAGCTTGACAGTAAACCGTTCCAAGAAGTAATGAAGAGAAAGTATAATGAGGAAGAAGCAGAAGAGAAAGCAACGGAGCTGTGCTCCTTGTGGGAAGAATACCTCAAGGACCCAGAATGGCATCCTTTCAAAGTTACTACGGTTGATGGGAAACATAAGGTACTTTCTTATATCATTATTTCTCTGTGTTCGGGTTATTTTGCTGTTTTTCTTAGCACAAGAAAGCATCTGACGAAAAAAGTATCCAATATGTTGacataattaaaatatttcttAGATTGAAGTAGTTTGGCTATCCCTGTGAGTTACTTAAAAAACTAGTTGTGCAAAATATGTGATTGTGGTGGCAAAATCCTTTCCCAGTGGTGTAGCTGATGTTCATCAAATATGATCTTCACTCACATGCTTAattggtttttgttttaatgTCATTTATAATTTCTGGTTGGAAATGGACTCTCCGCTGTCTTAACGCATTATGCATTACAATGTGAGCATATATCAATTACTTTTGTTGATAAATCTGCCTTGAGAGCAAAGATATTTGCAGCGTTATTTCACATACAAAAAAATGTCCGCATAAATTTGGGTCTTATGCTATTATTGAATCGTCTAATTCTTTTAATCATATTCTAATGGATCTCAGTGCTTTTCCTTGTGAATCATTGGCACTTGCTCGCTGTCCCCTTTGCTTCCTTTTCACTAGTTTATGTTTTTATGTTCAGGAAGTTATATCCATTGaggatgaaaaattgaaagattTGATGAAAGAACTGGGTGAGGAAGTGTACAATGCTGTAACATCAGCTTTAACAGAGATCAATGAATACAACCCTAGTGGGAGGTACATAACGTCGGAATTGTGGAACTATAAGGAGGGACGAAGGGCTTCACTAAAGGAAGGTGTTACATTTATTCTGAATCAGTGGAAAACAAAGAAGCGGCGGATGGAGCTGGAATACTGAAGGTCAGTATTCGATGTTTGTAATAGCTTTTCTAACGATTTGACATAAATTTATTAGTCTAATTGATGATTGATTTGCGTATTTTCCATTTCTGTTTCTGCAGTTCCCTCTGGCCAGCTTAATGGATCATCCTCCCTAACACAGATTTGCTGAATAAGTGGTTAACCTGAAGGAGGACTCTGCCTTTAGATGTATTTGTTTTCGTTGTTCGTGAACTTTGCACTTCAAATAAAGGTCTGTATGTGGACAGTACCCAACTTATTATTCAAACTCTCAGGGAACAGAACCATTTCATCACTTCACCTCCATAAAAATTTGTTGCTGAGAGCGAACTGTCGGTATCTGACTTTGGGTGTATCAGTATTTGACAATGTACAATACTACTGCAAGCTTTTGTCTATCAATTGCTACCTGAATCTTGATGCTAGTCCCATGGACTTCAAGTCTTCGGGTCGAGAAAAACTAGCCTGTAATGGGGTGTATACACCTTGTTTTTCGCTCTCCTTGCGGAGAAATGTATACACCTTACAAGACAAGGTTTTCTCCATCTGATTGTACTTGAATCAGTTTTCTTTGTTGGTTAATGACTAGCTGAAAATAGCAAAAGGGTACGAGCTGATAAAAATTTATCAGCCAGTCGTACGCATAAATTGCTAACCATGTAgtagtctttttttatttttttattttttttatttttttggagttAACTGGAAATTCATTAACCAAGGCAAAAGCCAAAGAGTGCAGGAAAGCCACGAAGGACTAACAACCACAAACATTGAGAAAGCAAGGAGGACAAAGAAATACAAGACGCAGCTGGGCCTCGGCGAATACGTCAAATCCAACACTTTCCAAGCCACCTACAACCTCCGAGGGGGGCAAGGATGGAGGTCTAGCAACCCACAGAGTTGCACATCCAAGACTAGGTGCACACTTGAAAAGATTTCCCCAACTCCAGGACACAGCTTCGAATAGGAAGAACTTCTCAAGGAGTGCACTCCAAGCCCGCCACCAAGGATGTGATGACCAGTTTGGAATCCGATTCCACAAAAATTTGATGGAAATTCCTCTGGCGAGCAAGAGCACAACCCGGAGAAGCTAAGCAGGAAAACACGACAAGGGAAAGAGCCCTCGATCTTTCCATCTCACTCCCGAAGTCAACGCTCCCAATCCGGAGAAGCTAAGCAGCAAAAGTAGAGATAGAGGCTCGGTCCACCCAAATACCTAGGGGACCTCCAAACCACACAGTCTCAACTCAAGGGCAAATGAGGAGAAGGTGTTCAACTGACTCATCATGCTCGCCCCAAATTGGGCAAGTGGGGGAGGAGGTGCAACGACGTCGAAAAAGATTTCGATAGGTTGCAATAGCTCCTCGAGCCCTTCGCCACAAAAAGTTCCTCAGCTTGGGAGGTTCCACAAGGCCTCAAATATATCTTCCAAACTTGTGGGTCCGTTCCAACATTGGCAACACGCTACGGATGTTGACCCAACGATATCCCGATTTAACGGTATACTTTCCATTCCTTTCCGTCCGCCAAATAAGGTGGTCCGGTCTCGCAGGGTCACCAAAATGAGAGAGAACCTTCGATCGCCGTTCTATCCAACGTCGAAATAACATTGGAGATTGGACTCAAATCCCAAATCCCCGCGTCCTGATTAATGATTGAGTCAACAGTCTGATCCAAGTCCATCGAGCCATCGTCAGTGGGAATAAGATGACCAGTTGGTATATTCGGGACCCAAACATCCCTCCAAAGGCGGACCGTTGGCCACTTAGGACTTGCCAATGAGCACCCTTAAGAATAAGATCCCTTCCATCCAAAAGACTCGACCAAATTCAGGAGGAACGGCCCCCTCGCTTCGCCCCAAGAATGAGGAATGAGGAATGAGGAAAGTACCAATCCTTTAGTTAGTACAAATAAAAACGGAGAACTTGTTTACTCATCAATTAATCATTCCGAGGTTCCGAGCTCACGTTCACGTTATGCATTCGAGGTCGTGAGTTTGATGTTCAATAATCATTATCTTTTGGGATTTGGATCTCATTCGGATCCAAATTATGGAGATCTTAGGATCCTCATATCTTAGCTATTCATCGTGTGGtaataaattatttaacttttttctatttaaaattaaacacaaatagtacctgataaaaactaaccatacgatatacgataaactaTTAAGATGTGAGAATCCCTAAGATCCTTACATAGTTGATCCAAAGAGGAGCCTCTTCCTATCTTTTGTTGTACAATAAAGtgcaaacaaaagtaaaataaaaataataattcagtcAAACTGAACGCGAGAGAGAATGCTGCAAACGACGTCGCCCAACATGGGAAAATTCTTTTCTGAAGGGCGCCAACTTTCCTGATGCAGAACGACGCCGTTTTCCTTTTCCACTCTGCAAAATTAACCCTAGTGCTATATATATATTCGCGTTCTGTCTACTGAAAGCCTCAGATCTCCATCGCCTACATCTTCtgtaaaaaaattagggctGTGATTAGAAAGAGAGAGGCTTGAGCGGCGGTTCCTCCAGACAGACGCTGGAAAACCTAATGGTCAGAAGTTTCAAGGAGATCAAAGAGAGAGCAGAACACTCGCCGCCGCTTTTCATCCGAATTGCAGGCTTTTGGCGTCTCTGCCGAAACTTTTGCGCTCCTCGACTCTTTGTACCCAATTGGGTTCGACCCGCAATGACAGGCCATCCAATTCTATACACTTGATATGAGCCCCCCCAGCCCCAGCCCCCTTTTTTCGGTACAGagggatttttaatttttaatttttaatttttaattttagggttttttgtgtgtgtgattTGAGGGTTTTGGGAATATATGGCACTTGTTGGGTTTTTCAGAGGAAGCGATTTTGATTTGCTTTCTCGCGGAGACCAATGGTGCTTACAGTGAAGGCCCGATTCGCACCGTTTCGGTGGGAGTCGGGCAGCGGCCAGACAACCGTAGTGATGGTATCCACAGATGGCGGGTTCTCTCTGTCCCGTTTTTCTACTAAATTCCATCTCACATTTTCTTatatatcaattaatttttccaaattttgttttttatttgttatttttttattgaaaattgaaatataatTATCTAATTAAGGGTTCTATATTACGTTTTATCATTGGTTGATTTTTGAGTTTTGGATTGGACATGATGATTAAAGACCTGGACTGCTTGAACATGATGATTAATGACCCTAAACCCTGTTTTATTAAACAAATCATAAAACCTAAACAATAATAAATCTGAAACAAAGGA contains the following coding sequences:
- the LOC137734607 gene encoding protein INVOLVED IN DE NOVO 2-like, yielding MGSVADHSSEDDTDMSETELDEEVEEYYEELKNGKYSVRSSDGRYTCPFCPSKKKRDFVLKELLQHASGVGKSTSDKRSTEEKAKHLAVVKYLEKDLAAEGGPSKPVAEEPPIDCDQDEKLVWPWTGVVVNIPTRRANDGRYVGESGSKLRDELKRRGFNPLRVHPLWNYRGHSGSAVVEFRKDWPGYVNAMSFEKAYDVDHHGKKDWEANSDQKSGLYAWVARSDDYKASNIVGEHLRKIGDLKSISEITEEEARKQDRLVTNLNNIIEVKYKDLEEMELKCSETTNSIKSVITEKEKIVQTYNEEIKKIQTSARDHFQRIFGDHEKLKLQLETQKKELESRIEEMEKRAVANEDESRKLAEEIEKNSIKNSSLHLASMEQLKANANLLKLAEDQKRQKEQLHNKIIKLQQQLDTKQTLELEIEQLRVNLNVVRRMGDDGDVEVLKKVDNMIKGLREKEESLDDLEALNQTLIVKERKSNDELQEARRELINGLKEISSSAHIGVRRMGELDSKPFQEVMKRKYNEEEAEEKATELCSLWEEYLKDPEWHPFKVTTVDGKHKEVISIEDEKLKDLMKELGEEVYNAVTSALTEINEYNPSGRYITSELWNYKEGRRASLKEGVTFILNQWKTKKRRMELEY